DNA from Cutibacterium acnes:
CTGGAGTTCGCTCGCTACGGAGCGGTACTAGCCCAGGCGCGTCGGATCGCTGGGCTAGATGGCTTAACTGCTACGGTCCACCGGGGCGCGGTGGTCATTGGGCCAGACGAAGCTCGTCTGTTAGCCGAGCGTCCACCGCACAGCTTATTGCACTGAGTCTGGCAGCTCTGGCGTGTCCTCACTTGACCGGACGGGAACGCAGTTCGTCGCGAATCTCGATGAGTAGGTCGGCGGTGGTGGGGGCAGCCACTGGTTCGTCTTTGGTGCGCTTGAGCTTCTCCGTAGCCAGCTCGATGGGCTTAATGAGCCCGAAATAAATGACGAAGGACATGACGAAGAAGGAGATGACGTCGGTGATGAAGGCACCGACGTGGACCCCGCCTGGAACCCAGCCAGAGAAGTTCGGGGTGCCGCCCAGCTTGCCGATCAAGTCCATGATGATTGTCGTAAACGATTTGACGACGGTGGAAAATGCGCCGCCAAGGATGAATGCGACGGCTAGTTCAATGAGATTACCGCGCATCAGAAAATCTTTGAATCCCTTCATAGGGCTCCCTTCGGGTTGGTGTGCTGCCCGCAAACTAAAACCGTAACGGTACTGGGAAGG
Protein-coding regions in this window:
- the mscL gene encoding large conductance mechanosensitive channel protein MscL — its product is MKGFKDFLMRGNLIELAVAFILGGAFSTVVKSFTTIIMDLIGKLGGTPNFSGWVPGGVHVGAFITDVISFFVMSFVIYFGLIKPIELATEKLKRTKDEPVAAPTTADLLIEIRDELRSRPVK